A window of the Poecile atricapillus isolate bPoeAtr1 chromosome 17, bPoeAtr1.hap1, whole genome shotgun sequence genome harbors these coding sequences:
- the LOC131585971 gene encoding collagen alpha-2(I) chain-like produces the protein MLFSVRLVFSLPSLRARSSRRSGIGTAESRWASGPGPRCGAASGSRDRDSFQVRGGDGTDRCLPRPGERSRSGGVPDGPGAGALRWRWAPARKRGSIKDSGEQWSPAPDGRAEGWVFAGEMRGSCLQLAYKVPVLGSRDLPGAQRAKTERGGAAGAARGRSGGTRGPARAARLGGTAGAARAALGERGLPGAGAGGCPGSPRAENGAGSPRTEHFNCFS, from the exons ATGTT ATTTTCTGTCCGTTTGGTGTTTTCGCTCCCGTCTCTCCGCGCACGAAGTTCCCGCAGGAGCGGGATCGGCACTGCCGAGTCACGATGGGCGTCGGGGCCCGGCCCGAGGTGCGGAGCTGCCTCCGGGAGCCGGGACCGGGACAGCTTTCAAGTTCGGGGAGGGGACGGCACGGATCGCTGCCTCCCCCGGCCGGGGGAACGATCCCGCTCCGGCGGGGTCCCCGATGGCCCCGGGGCGGGGGCTCTGCGCTGGCGGTGGGCACCGGCCAGAAAAAGGGGTTCAATTAAAGATAGCGGTGAGCAGTGGTCGCCTGCGCCTGATGGGCGAGCTGAGGGCTGGGTCTTTGCGGGCGAGATGAGAGGTTCATGTCTTCAACTGGCCTACAAAGTCCCAGTTCTCGGCTCCCGGGACCTGCCGGGCGCGCAGCGGGCGAAGACGGAGCGCGGCGGCGCCGCTGGCGCTGCCCGGGGCCGCTCGGGCGGGacgcggggcccggcccgggcggcTCGGCTCGGGGGCACGGCGGGCGCTGCTCGGGCGGCCCTCGGGGAGCGCGGCTTGCCCGGCGCCGGGGCCGGCGGGTGTCCCGGCTCCCCGCGGGCAGAGAACGGAGCTGGTTCTCCGCGAACC